The DNA sequence GCTCACCGCGCTGTCGGTGATCGCCATCGGCTTCTCGCTCTTCGTGGTGGGCCTGTTCGGGCTGACCGCCTTCAACATCCGCCGCGCGATCGAGAAGGTGGAGGAGAAGGTGGAGGTCGTGGCCTACCTGGACGACGACGCCACCGACGCGCAGCTCGCCCTGGCCCAGCAGGAGATCAAGGCGCTGCCTGAGGTCCTCGAGGTGCGCTACGTCTCCAAGACCGAGGCGCTGGCGACGGCCATGCGCGAGATGGAGGAGTTCCGCGACGTCTATTCGGACCTGGAGACGAACCCGCTCCCCGCGTCGCTCGAGATCCGCCTGAAGCCGGGGATGCGCACGCCCGTCGCGGTGGCGGGCGTGGCGCGCCAGCTCCGCGCGTACCCGTTCGTGGAGGACGTGCGCTACGGACGCGACTGGCTGGACAAGATCTTCCTCGCCCGCAAGCTGCTGGGCGGCGCGGCCAGCGTGATCGGCGGCGCGTTCGCGCTGGTGGCGGCCATCGTGATCGCGACGGCGGTGCGCATCGCCGTGTTCGCGCGGCGCGAGGAGATCTCCATCATGCGGCTGGTGGGCGCGACCGACGGGTTCGTGCAGCGGCCCTTCCTGCTGGAGGGGCTGATGACGGGGCTGCTGGGCGGCACGCTGGCGGTGGTGCTCACGTACGTCGCGTTCCGCATCCTGGACGCGGCGATGTTCCGCATCGACTGGCTTCCCGGCGCGTGGGTGCTGGGGGTGGTGGCGGTGGGTACGGTGTTCGGGTTCCTCAGCAGCGCGGTGGCCGTTCGCCGCCACCTGCGGGCGGTCTGAGCGTTGGATCGCATGATCTTCGGATGGCACCGACGGATACGCCTGGCGGCGGTGAAGGCGTTTCCGCAGATGGCGATACGCCCGCGGCGCCTGGCGGATGAATCCGCAGCTACGGCGGCACAAAGCCCGCCTGCGCGGGCTGCGGCCGCACGGATGTCGCGCGTCGGAGGTTCGATCGGGACCGGACGGAACGGCGGCGGAGCGGCGGGACGGATGGTCGTCCGCGCCGCTATCGTCGTGGCGTTCGGTGTCGTGATTCCGGGCGTGGCGCGGGCCCAGCAGCAGCCGGGGCGGCCCGCCACGGCGCAGCAGGAGATCAGCGAGAGCCAGCGGCGCTTGCAGGAGATCCGCGAGGAGCGGGCGCAGCTGCGCGAGGAGCTTCAGCAGATTCGCGGGCAGGTGCACGACGCGTCTGCCGAGGTGGCGATCATCCGGCGGCAGGTGGGCGCGTCGGCCAGCGTGATCAACGAGCTGGGGATCCAGCTCGCGGCCAAGCAGGCGCAGATCGACTCCACCACGCGCGAGCTGATCGCTACGCAGGACCGGCTGGCGGAGCGGCGGGCGCTGCTCCAGCGGCGCCTGCGCGACATCTACAAGCGCGGCCCGCTCCAGGCGGTGCAGGTGCTGCTGGCGGCGGAGAGCTTCGCCGACTTCCTCAACCGCTACAAGTACCTGACCCTCGTCGCGCGCCACGACCACAACCTGGTGCGCGAGGTGGACCAGTTGCGCTACCAGCTCACGCTTCGCGACACCGAGCTGAAGCGCGCCCTGTCCGACATCGAGTACCTGCGCAACGAGCGCGAGCAGGAGCACGCGCAGCTGCAGGGGCTGGCGCAGGACCACGTGGGCAACCTGAACGACCTGCGCCTCACCGAGCGCTCCACGGTGCAGCACGCGCAGGAGCTCGCGGCAGACGAGCGGCGGCTGACGAGCCTCATCTCCACGCTGGAGCGCCGCCGCGTGGATGGCGAGCGCGCCGCAGCAGCCGCCCGCGCCCGCGTGGCCGCGAGCCCCACGGCGCCCCCGGCCGTGCGAGCCGCGGCAGCCGCGCCGCCGCCCGTCGCCTCCTCGCTCACGCCATCCGACGTCGGCAACCTCGGCTGGCCGGTGGGCGGACGCGTGCTGTATCGCTTCGGCCGGGCGCCGCAGACGAACGGGACGGTGCTGCGGTACAACGGCGTGGGCATCGCCGCGCCCGCCGGCACCGCGGTCCGCGCGGTCGAGTCCGGCACCGTGGTGATGGCCGGCGCGTTCGAGGGCTACGGGCCCACGGTCGTGGTCAGCCACGGCGGCGGCTACTACTCGCTCTACCTCTACCTGCGCGACGTGAGCGTCCGCCAGGGCGTGCAGGTGGCGCGCGGGCAGGTCGTGGGCAGCGTGGGCGGCGCATCGACGCCACAGGGTTCCCACATCGAGTTCCAGATCCGCTCCCCCGGCGGCCAGGCGGTCGACCCGCTCACCTGGCTCCGCTCCGGCGGCGGATGACGCATCCGATGAGCTCCACCGCCCGCGCTCGGCAGATGCACATCTCCCGCCTCGTCTCGATGCCGGGGCTGCACGTCGCGTCCGCATCTCCCGAATCTGCCGAGCCGTTGAGGCGGATTCGAGGCCGTCGGCGCATCTCGTTCGTGCGTAGTGAGATGCGTGTCCAGGTATCCGGGGGTATGAAACCCCCGGCTGGGAACGGCGGTCGTCCTGCGGACGAGGTTCGTGCGCGTGCGGGAGATGACAGCGCGCCCATGATCGAGGGAGATGCGGGGCTTGCGATGCGGTCCGCGCGCATCTTCGCAAACGCATGTGTGTGCGTCGGACACGCGGGTGCGTCGCTCGCACACGCTCGCGGGCGGGAGGGCGTGCGATGAGCCTGCCGCCGCTGTACGGGCACGGAGACGTGCGCGCCACGCTGGCGAAGGCGGTGCGCGAAGGCAGCATCGCGCAGTCCATCCTGCTGCACGGGCCCAGCGGCATCGGCAAGGAGCGGCTGGGTCTGCGGCTGGCGCAGATGATCGTCTGCGAGAACCGGCCGGT is a window from the Longimicrobiaceae bacterium genome containing:
- a CDS encoding peptidoglycan DD-metalloendopeptidase family protein translates to MVVRAAIVVAFGVVIPGVARAQQQPGRPATAQQEISESQRRLQEIREERAQLREELQQIRGQVHDASAEVAIIRRQVGASASVINELGIQLAAKQAQIDSTTRELIATQDRLAERRALLQRRLRDIYKRGPLQAVQVLLAAESFADFLNRYKYLTLVARHDHNLVREVDQLRYQLTLRDTELKRALSDIEYLRNEREQEHAQLQGLAQDHVGNLNDLRLTERSTVQHAQELAADERRLTSLISTLERRRVDGERAAAAARARVAASPTAPPAVRAAAAAPPPVASSLTPSDVGNLGWPVGGRVLYRFGRAPQTNGTVLRYNGVGIAAPAGTAVRAVESGTVVMAGAFEGYGPTVVVSHGGGYYSLYLYLRDVSVRQGVQVARGQVVGSVGGASTPQGSHIEFQIRSPGGQAVDPLTWLRSGGG
- a CDS encoding permease-like cell division protein FtsX; this translates as MPYSLREALAAFRRSPLLTALSVIAIGFSLFVVGLFGLTAFNIRRAIEKVEEKVEVVAYLDDDATDAQLALAQQEIKALPEVLEVRYVSKTEALATAMREMEEFRDVYSDLETNPLPASLEIRLKPGMRTPVAVAGVARQLRAYPFVEDVRYGRDWLDKIFLARKLLGGAASVIGGAFALVAAIVIATAVRIAVFARREEISIMRLVGATDGFVQRPFLLEGLMTGLLGGTLAVVLTYVAFRILDAAMFRIDWLPGAWVLGVVAVGTVFGFLSSAVAVRRHLRAV